Proteins found in one Pseudomonadota bacterium genomic segment:
- a CDS encoding heme ABC transporter permease, with amino-acid sequence MHRYLHEWASPAIFYRRAGRLIPWLWLLAACLLGAGLVGGLILAPTHYEQGEVYRIIYVHVPSAWMGMFVYSFMAGAAAIGFVWRVKLAEVVARESAPLGAAFTALALASGSLWGARTWGAWWVWDARLTSVLILFFLYIGFMALQLAIEDRRKAARAGAILALVGIVNIPIIHYSVVWWNTLHQGATVSKASAPSMTADMLTPLLLMAAGFMAYFAAAVLSRSRCEILERERNRHWVKEVIGESLSDG; translated from the coding sequence ATGCATCGATATCTTCACGAGTGGGCTTCTCCAGCCATTTTTTATCGTCGCGCCGGCCGGTTGATCCCCTGGCTGTGGTTGCTGGCGGCCTGCCTGTTGGGCGCCGGTCTTGTGGGCGGCCTCATCCTGGCGCCGACCCATTATGAGCAAGGTGAAGTCTACCGGATCATCTATGTCCACGTGCCCAGTGCATGGATGGGCATGTTTGTTTATTCGTTTATGGCCGGAGCAGCCGCCATCGGCTTCGTGTGGCGGGTCAAGCTGGCGGAAGTGGTGGCGCGGGAGAGCGCGCCGCTGGGCGCTGCGTTTACGGCATTGGCCTTGGCCAGTGGTTCATTGTGGGGAGCGCGAACTTGGGGGGCTTGGTGGGTCTGGGATGCGCGCCTGACATCCGTCCTCATTCTGTTTTTCTTGTATATCGGCTTCATGGCCCTGCAACTGGCGATCGAGGATCGGAGAAAAGCGGCACGGGCCGGCGCCATTCTGGCGTTGGTCGGCATTGTGAACATTCCGATCATTCACTACTCGGTGGTCTGGTGGAACACCTTGCACCAAGGTGCAACCGTCAGTAAGGCATCGGCGCCCTCGATGACTGCGGATATGCTGACTCCATTGTTACTCATGGCCGCAGGTTTTATGGCCTATTTTGCCGCGGCGGTATTGAGTCGCTCGCGCTGCGAGATCCTGGAGCGCGA